The Pseudomonadota bacterium genome includes a region encoding these proteins:
- a CDS encoding metalloregulator ArsR/SmtB family transcription factor, with amino-acid sequence MKELAQFIKILGDTNRLAIIFAIGNQSLSVTEIITETGLSQTLVSFHLRAMRSARVVQTHRDGPFIFYNLTDLQLINILGDLAQIAGLDDIRPETSVSLQIAHQR; translated from the coding sequence ATGAAGGAATTAGCGCAATTTATTAAAATACTGGGTGATACAAACAGGCTGGCAATTATTTTCGCCATTGGCAACCAGTCGCTGTCGGTCACGGAAATTATCACAGAAACCGGGCTGTCGCAGACCCTGGTATCCTTCCATTTACGTGCCATGCGCAGTGCGCGCGTCGTCCAAACCCACCGGGATGGCCCCTTTATCTTTTACAATCTCACAGACCTGCAACTCATTAACATTCTAGGAGATTTGGCTCAAATCGCCGGACTTGATGATATAAGACCAGAGACTTCAGTCTCATTACAAATTGCACACCAGCGCTAA